A single region of the Denticeps clupeoides chromosome 18, fDenClu1.1, whole genome shotgun sequence genome encodes:
- the LOC114768174 gene encoding NTF2-related export protein 2-like isoform X2 has product MASTVDFRTHVDQSCRYSEEFVSIYYDCMDKKRRHLTRLYLDKATLVWNGNAVSGQEALGEFFESLPSSEFQVHTLDCQPVHEQATQGQTTLLVVTAGSVRFDGSKQRYFNQNFLLTAQATPNSEQPVWKIASDCFRFQDWAS; this is encoded by the exons ATGGCCTCCACTGTG GACTTCAGGACCCACGTGGACCAGTCCTGCAGATACTCCGAGGAGTTCGTCAGCATTTACTACGACTGCATGGACAAGAAGCGACGA CACCTGACCCGGCTGTATCTGGACAAAGCCACGCTGGTGTGGAATGGGAATGCGGTTTCAGGGCAGGAGGCTCTCGGCGAGTTCTTCGAGTCTCTTCCATCGAGTGAATTCCAGGTCCACACTCTGGACTGCCAGCCGGTTCACG AACAGGCCACCCAGGGCCAGACGACGTTGCTGGTGGTGACCGCGGGCTCGGTTCGGTTCGACGGGAGCAAGCAGCGATACTTCAACCAGAACTTCCTCCTGACGGCCCAGGCCACGCCCAACAGCGAGCAGCCGGTGTGGAAAATCGCCAGCGACTGCTTCCGCTTCCAGGACTGGGCCAGCTGA
- the LOC114768172 gene encoding peptidyl-prolyl cis-trans isomerase NIMA-interacting 4 isoform X2, which yields MAPKGKGGKAAKGGGGGASSSGDSEKKEKVQKGGTAVKVRHVLCEKHGKCMEAMEKIKAGVRFSEVAAQYSEDKARQGGDLGWMTRGSMVGPFQDAAFALPVSTMDKPVYTDPPIKTKFGYHIIMVEGKK from the exons ATGGCGCCCAAAGGAAAAGGGGGCAAAGCTGCCAAag gtggaggtggtggagcaTCCAGCAGCGGAGACTCTGAGAAAAAAGAGAAGGTGCAGAAGGGTGGGACTGCTGTGAAG GTTCGACACGTTCTCTGTGAAAAGCATGGCAAATGCATGGAGGCAATGGAGAAAATAAAGGCCGGCGTGCGCTTCAGTGAAGTCGCTGCACAGTACAGTGAAGACAAGGCTCGACAAGGA GGTGATCTGGGCTGGATGACACGTGGATCGATGGTGGGGCCTTTCCAGGATGCTGCGTTCGCTCTACCAGTCAGTACAATGGACAAGCCAGTGTACACAGACCCCCCTATAAAAACCAAATTTGGCTACCACATTATTATGGTGGAGGgcaaaaagtga
- the LOC114768172 gene encoding peptidyl-prolyl cis-trans isomerase NIMA-interacting 4 isoform X1 has product MAPKGKGGKAAKGGGGGASSSGDSEKKEKVQKGGTAVKVRHVLCEKHGKCMEAMEKIKAGVRFSEVAAQYSEDKARQGGDLGWMTRGSMVGPFQDAAFALPMPDARVRLTVTTSLVALARRHGRSTKQPAPV; this is encoded by the exons ATGGCGCCCAAAGGAAAAGGGGGCAAAGCTGCCAAag gtggaggtggtggagcaTCCAGCAGCGGAGACTCTGAGAAAAAAGAGAAGGTGCAGAAGGGTGGGACTGCTGTGAAG GTTCGACACGTTCTCTGTGAAAAGCATGGCAAATGCATGGAGGCAATGGAGAAAATAAAGGCCGGCGTGCGCTTCAGTGAAGTCGCTGCACAGTACAGTGAAGACAAGGCTCGACAAGGA GGTGATCTGGGCTGGATGACACGTGGATCGATGGTGGGGCCTTTCCAGGATGCTGCGTTCGCTCTACCA ATGCCTGATGCCAGGGTCAGACTGACTGTCACAACTTCCCTGGTGGCACTGGCCAGAAGGCATGGCCGGTCAACTAAACAGCCCGCACCTGTCTGA
- the LOC114768174 gene encoding NTF2-related export protein 2-like isoform X1, producing the protein MASTVDFRTHVDQSCRYSEEFVSIYYDCMDKKRRHLTRLYLDKATLVWNGNAVSGQEALGEFFESLPSSEFQVHTLDCQPVHAEQATQGQTTLLVVTAGSVRFDGSKQRYFNQNFLLTAQATPNSEQPVWKIASDCFRFQDWAS; encoded by the exons ATGGCCTCCACTGTG GACTTCAGGACCCACGTGGACCAGTCCTGCAGATACTCCGAGGAGTTCGTCAGCATTTACTACGACTGCATGGACAAGAAGCGACGA CACCTGACCCGGCTGTATCTGGACAAAGCCACGCTGGTGTGGAATGGGAATGCGGTTTCAGGGCAGGAGGCTCTCGGCGAGTTCTTCGAGTCTCTTCCATCGAGTGAATTCCAGGTCCACACTCTGGACTGCCAGCCGGTTCACG CAGAACAGGCCACCCAGGGCCAGACGACGTTGCTGGTGGTGACCGCGGGCTCGGTTCGGTTCGACGGGAGCAAGCAGCGATACTTCAACCAGAACTTCCTCCTGACGGCCCAGGCCACGCCCAACAGCGAGCAGCCGGTGTGGAAAATCGCCAGCGACTGCTTCCGCTTCCAGGACTGGGCCAGCTGA
- the LOC114768592 gene encoding LOW QUALITY PROTEIN: long-chain-fatty-acid--CoA ligase 4-like (The sequence of the model RefSeq protein was modified relative to this genomic sequence to represent the inferred CDS: deleted 2 bases in 2 codons), which translates to MPCLGTRELLSEENETQPSGKVFKKVMGSLLGQYKWVNYQEVDLMVSQFGSGLAALGQRPRSTIAIFCETRAEWMMTAQACFRRNFPLVTFYATLGEDAVAFGLNECGATHLVTSAELLENKLKGVLPQIPNLKHIIYVENKSISTTGYPDSVQIQSMQSVQQLGSRPENMSRKTVSPRPSDLAVVMYTSGSTGRPKGVMIVHSNLIAGMTGQCERIPGLGPKDTYIAYLPLAHVLEMTAEISCVAYGCRIGYSSPQTLSDQSSKIKKGSKGDCSVLRPTLMAAVPEIMDRINKNVMSKVQEMNVMQRLLFNMAYSYKMEQLKKGYDTPLCNMLFKKVRALLGGNVRMMLSGGAPLSSATQRFMNICFCCSVGQGYGLTETCGAGTITEVADYSTGRVGAPLICCEVKLRDWLEGGYTTQDRPRPRGEILIGGANVTMGYYRDESGMNSDFMVDGSGQRWFCTGDVGEIHADGCLQIVDRKKDLVKLQAGEYVSLGKVESALKSCSLIDNICAYAQSDQNYVISFVVPNQKKLTDLANQKDIQGTWEEICTHPVMEMEVLREIKEVSSSIKLQRFEIPLKVHLTPEPWTPETGLVTDAFKLKRKELKNHYLNHIERMYGRK; encoded by the exons ATGCCGTGCCTCGGCACCCGAGAGCTGCTCAGCGAGGAGAACGAGACCCAGCCCAGCGGGAAGGTGTTTAAAAAGGTGATGGG CTCATTACTGGGCCAGTACAAATGGGTGAATTACCAGGAAGTGGACCTGATGGTGAGCCAG TTCGGGAGCGGCCTGGCGGCGCTGGGGCAGCGGCCGCGCTCCACCATCGCCATT TTCTGCGAGACGCGCGCCGAGTGGATGATGACGGCCCAGGCGTGCTTCCGCCGCAACTTCCCCT TGGTCACCTTTTACGCAACGTTGGGAGAGGACGCTGTGGCCTTCGGACTGAACGAATGTGGTGCGACCCACCTGGTGACCAGCGCCGAGCTGCTGGAGAACAAACTCAAG GGTGTCCTTCCTCAAATCCCCAACCTAAAGCATATCATCTACGTGGAGAACAAGAGCATCAGCACCACGGGCTACCCCGACAGCGTCCAGATCCAGAGCATGCAGAGCGTGCAGCAGCTGGGGAGCAGGCCTGAGAACA TGAGTCGAAAAACCGTGTCCCCCAGACCGTCGGACCTGGCAGTAGTCATGTACACCAGTGGGTCCACGGGACGCCCCAAGGGGGTCATGATCGTCCACAGCAACCTGATTGCGGGCATGACTGGGCAGTGTGAGAGGATTCCTGGACTCGG GCCTAAGGACACGTACATTGCATACCTTCCTCTGGCCCACGTCCTGGAGATGACGGCGGAGATCTCCTGTGTAGCGTACGGCTGCAGGATTGGCTACTCGTCCCCTCAGACCCTCTCCGACCAG TCGTCCAAGATAAAGAAGGGCAGTAAAGGGGACTGTTCCGTGCTGAGGCCCACGTTAATGGCTGCTGTTCCG GAAATAATGGACCGAATCAATAAGAACGTGATGAGCAAGGTGCAGGAGATGAACGTCATGCAGAGGCTCCTGTTCAACATGGCCTACAGCTACAAGATGGAGCAGCTGAAGAAAGGCTACGACACGCCGCTGTGCAACAT GCTGTTTAAGAAGGTGAGGGCGCTGCTGGGGGGCAACGTTCGCATGATGCTGTCAGGTGGAGCACCCCTCTCCTCGGCCACCCAGCGCTTCATGAACATCTGCTTCTGCTGCTCCGTGGGCCAAGGCTACGGCCTTACGGAGACCTGTGGAGCTGGAACCATCACTGAAG TGGCGGACTACAGCACGGGTCGAGTAGGAGCGCCCCTGATCTGCTGCGAGGTCAAACTCCGAGACTGGCTGGAAG GTGGTTACACCACCCAGGACAGGCCCCGCCCTCGGGGAGAGATTCTGATTGGCGGCGCCAACGTCACCATGGGCTACTACAGGGACGAGAGCGGCATGAACAGCGACTTCATGGTGGATGGCAGCGGCCAGAGGTGGTTCTGCACTGGCGACGTTGGGGAGATCCATGCTGATGGCTGCCTGCAGATAGTGG ATCGGAAGAAGGACCTGGTCAAGCTGCAGGCAGGAGAGTACGTCTCCCTGGGCAAGGTGGAGTCTGCGCTGAAGAGCTGCTCTCTCATCGACAACATCTGCGCGTACG CCCAAAGCGATCAGAACTACGTGATCAGCTTTGTTGTACCCAATCAGAAGAAGCTGACTGATCTGGCCAATCAGAAGGACATCCAGGGAACCTGGGAGGAGATCTGCACTCATCCGGTGATGGAGATGGAGGTCCTAAGAGAGATCAAGGAGGTGTCCTCCTCCA TTAAGCTCCAGCGGTTTGAGATTCCTTTGAAAGTCCACCTGACGCCCGAGCCTTGGACCCCTGAAACGGGCCTGGTTACGGACGCCTTCAAACTGAAGAGGAAGGAGCTGAAGAACCACTATCTCAACCACATTGAAAGAATGTACGGGCGTAAGTAG